A window of Bacteroidota bacterium contains these coding sequences:
- a CDS encoding ABC transporter permease produces MNTELFIAKRIYGGKGEGKISKPMTNIAIIGIVLGLSVMILTIAIVTGYKKEIKAKITGFGSHIIITNYDSNNSLQTIPISKEQDFYPSITEIDGIEHIQIFATKVGIIKTEDNFEGVMLKGIGKDFDWSFIDKNIVEGEKFALIDTVKSNFTLISKKIALSLSLKVGDKITCYFIQQPPRMRRFTISGIFEIEIEEFSKLILVDIGHIQKLNDWEENQISGFEIFIDNYDKLDYLSEKVEELTEFNFDKKSSLLKTSTVKQLYPQSLYWIELFDTNTIVILILMVIVAGFNMISGLFIIILERINMIGILKALGTENWSIRKLFLYHASFLIGKGLFWGNFAGISLCLLQKYFGLVTLDPSTYYISVVPINFSIIHILLINLGTLIITVSMLILPTIIITKISPAKAIRFE; encoded by the coding sequence TTGAATACTGAATTATTTATTGCAAAAAGAATTTATGGCGGCAAAGGTGAAGGGAAAATATCTAAGCCTATGACAAATATTGCCATTATCGGTATCGTTCTTGGGCTATCGGTAATGATTCTTACTATTGCAATTGTAACAGGTTATAAAAAAGAAATTAAAGCAAAAATTACGGGTTTTGGCTCGCATATTATAATTACAAATTACGATTCGAACAATTCCTTACAAACAATACCAATATCGAAAGAACAAGATTTTTATCCTTCAATTACTGAAATTGATGGAATTGAACACATTCAGATATTTGCGACAAAAGTTGGAATAATAAAAACCGAAGACAACTTCGAAGGCGTGATGTTGAAAGGAATTGGGAAAGATTTTGACTGGAGTTTTATTGATAAAAACATAGTTGAAGGCGAAAAGTTTGCCCTAATTGATACGGTTAAAAGCAATTTCACCTTAATTTCAAAAAAGATAGCTTTGTCTTTAAGCTTGAAAGTTGGCGATAAAATTACTTGTTACTTTATTCAGCAACCTCCCCGAATGAGAAGATTTACCATTTCTGGAATTTTTGAAATTGAAATAGAAGAATTTAGCAAACTAATTTTAGTTGATATTGGTCATATCCAGAAATTGAACGATTGGGAAGAAAACCAAATTAGTGGCTTTGAAATTTTTATTGATAATTATGACAAACTTGACTATCTGAGTGAAAAAGTAGAAGAGCTAACGGAATTTAATTTTGACAAAAAAAGTTCATTACTAAAAACTAGTACTGTTAAACAACTATATCCACAGTCTTTGTATTGGATAGAACTATTTGATACTAACACAATTGTGATTTTAATTTTAATGGTTATCGTTGCAGGTTTTAATATGATTTCAGGACTATTTATAATCATTCTGGAGCGCATAAATATGATAGGTATTTTAAAAGCACTTGGAACAGAAAACTGGAGTATTCGCAAATTGTTTCTATATCACGCTTCCTTCTTAATTGGGAAAGGGCTTTTTTGGGGAAATTTTGCTGGAATTTCGCTATGCCTTCTGCAAAAATACTTTGGACTTGTAACCCTTGATCCTTCAACATATTATATTTCTGTAGTTCCAATAAATTTCAGTATAATACATATTTTACTAATAAATCTTGGGACATTGATTATAACAGTTTCTATGTTGATACTTCCTACAATAATTATTACAAAAATAAGCCCGGCTAAGGCTATTCGGTTTGAGTGA